The Panthera leo isolate Ple1 chromosome D4, P.leo_Ple1_pat1.1, whole genome shotgun sequence nucleotide sequence AAACCAACTGACTCCTAAAGGAATGACTGCCCGTTACATGAATGTCACTTGGGGAGTCTCAACACTGTCCTCCTAGTGATTCAAAGCAGAGGGCCTGTAGTTCTCAGCTTCTAATGCTATTGTTTTCATCACTCTTAGAACAGTTACTTTTACTTGAGATGGCATACTTTGTTCTCAGCTTGATAATACTGTTATGTTGAAAGTTAAGgggtttttttacattttattttatgtattttgaggagagagattGTGTGCGCAAGCActggaaggggggagagagagagagagagagagagagagagagaatgaatatcaatcccaagcaggctccaggctgtcagtgcagagcccgatgcaggcagggctcagtgtcaggaaccatgagatcatgacctgagccaaaatcaagagttggacgctcaacctactgagccaccctggcacccctcaaGTTGAGTTTTTATTCCCACTTGTCATTCTGATTTATATTTCTGAAGACTTGTATCATTTTAAGTAGGTTTGAACCTTACATAATGATGCAGATGTTCCCAAGAACTTAAATTCGGTCTGATCTTATACTAATACATGATTCTAGGTATTATTGTAAGCTGTCCATGTTTAGTTAAGTTTATATTGAATAATgtataaaatcataaatgtataCTTATAGTTTCTTGTCATTCTTAACTTCCATAATAGTGAGGGtcaatgttttcttctgtttcttcttgttctgGACCTTCTTGTTGATCATCACGTTCTTCACTGTCTTCATCACCTTGAAATCTCCTGAAAACTTGGGTCTTCAGCTGTATTGTTTGACCATCAGTGCTTCTTTGCTCACCATAATAAATAGTGTGtagaagagggaagcagagggaaatgTATGAGCTTATTGgctcttttagtttattttggtCCATACGAATGTATGTTAAATGGTGGTAATGTAGTGGATCAATGGATGGACACATCACTGTAACGTTGAtatctgaaaaatacaaattaaaaattaatcttgcTGCATTACATCTAGAATCCTACAttggattttgttaaaatatgaGATATagttttattacttaaaatactTATAGGTGGGATTGTGTTTAATTAGTTTTTATAGTaatcaaataataaagaaaatgaaatgacaaatgaATTCTATATTATCAAAACCAATGATGGctttaagagtatacttatcttaATGAGCAcagaataatgtatagaattgttgtacaactgaaactaatatagcactgtatattGACTATAccgtaatttaaatttttaagaaaatgatggCTTCGTTGgctatttaattatttaacaaacatttaagtgATAGTTATTAATAGAAAGAAtctcagaggcgcctgggtggctcagttggttgggcatctgacttcggctcaagtcatgatctcacagttcatgagtttgagcctcgcgttgggctctgtgctgacagctcagagcctggagcctgcttctgtctctgtgtctccctctctctctgcccccgccctgcttgtgctctgtctctctgcctttcaaaaataaataaacgttaaaaaatttttttttaaattaaaaaaaaaaaaaaacaacaacctcaaaaagaaaaaagtgaaaatcaccTGGAGTCCCACTACTCAGGATACTCCCATTTTTTCATGTACTCTACAGTACTACTTCTCAATGCTTCAAGTgatgaaatttaatataaaagagTATAAACTTTATAGCACACCTTTCTGAGGCCACCTTCTGCCATTTCCCTAGCTACTTCAAATCAACCATTTTCAGCAATATGTAAAGCATAGAGTTTTTGAAGATTTGTTCTTTAAAAGGTCAGAATACTattgtttgtctttaaaaaataatgaaattttacatACTTTCAATTTCGTTATTTTCTAGGTATAGGTGTTGTAAATTCCTTGGAATATAGAATGCTTGTTTCAGTTTGTTGTGTCCAACATTGAGCTCTATAAGgttggaaagattaaaaatattatatgggATGTCTTGTAGTTTGTTGTGTGACATTCGTAGAGCATTAAGTTTTGGAAGTTCACTGAAGTAATTTTCTGGTATGGAAGAAATTGAGTTATTTTCTAAAGACAGGTACATAAGTGAAGAAGGCAGACCAGGAGGCATGGATTCTAATCTGTTATTACATAAGTTGAGCtgcattaattttttcattttagcaagTATGTTTTCTTGTAACATGGAATCTTCAAGATGATTATAACAGAGATCAAGCATTGTCAAGTTTACTAGCCCGTCCATGGCATTTGTCTGCAATCTGGAGATCTCATTGTAGCCAAGAAGAAGTCTTTCCAAAGACttgggaagaggaaatggaaattcttCTAAGTTGTTATGCTGTAGATGAAGTTGTAGTAGATTTGACAACTTAGCAAACACACCATAATCAATCTTTTGAGATGTAATCTTGTTGTGGCTGAGATTGATTTCTTTAAGATAAGTTGCATTGATGAATGAATCTGCAGTCACAGCCTCAATTTCGTTGAACTGAAGATAGACTTGCTGTATGTGAGCTGGGACACGCGGGATAGTCTTGAGTTTGCGATTGTCACAGTACATTGATGATGGAAAGTTGGGTGGGCAGAAGCATTCAGTGGCACAGCCTAACATGTACCGATGAAAAGGAACTTGATAGTCCTCATTCTGATGAAATTGAAATTCTGGTTGGTAGACATCATCTGGCTCTTGATCATAATCTTCATCCCATTGATAATTTTCATATTGGCAGTATACTTTGACtccaaaaaagcagaaaaggacaCATGCTGGACTTAAAAagcccatgttcttttttttttttgtcctattacaaggagaaaggaaatatatTGTGGGAAAAGTGACTAAAACTTAGAATAATTCTTATATAAATTGACAGTTACATAAAATGCATAATATCTGTATCTGtactgaaataaaagaatatcCAGAATGAACAGGCAATGCTGAAACCAAAATTAATGTTTAGGTACAGTAAGGTGGTATCAAAaaagtgatggggcacctgggtggcttagtccgttaagcatcctactcttgattttggcccagatcatgcatgatctcactatgatgagatcaagtcccacgtagggtggagtgtggagcctgcttggaattctctctctatacctcccccgctcattctctctctctctctctttttctctcaaaatgaatacaccttaaaaaaaaaaggtcacactTTGCATTGTATCAGACTACATAACCATCTTTTAAGAGAATCCAAGTTTGTCTTGCTTGCTGTAGATTTACAGTAATAACATGATCTCTCTCAACCCCACAGCTGGGTACCCCTCCACTAAAAATGCTGGGTGTTCCGTATCCATTTGGTCCCTTCAGTGGTGGTCACTGCCTATGAGAGGAGAGACTCTATGTCTTACTTAATATTAACCAACACTTTCccacttctcttttctgtttcctgatgCTCTTTTCTGCCCTTAGAAGAATATGAAACATTCCACTTTATGTAAGAGCTTGAGATATTAAAAATAGCTATCATGTTTCCTCTTAGTATTTTCTGTCCAAACCTAACCGTGATTTCAAATTTTCCTCCACGAAACCATTTCCAGGACCCAGTTATTTTGCCTTTGACTCTACTTGAATAATTGCTTCGAATCCTAAACACAACATTTACAGTCTGCAATGTTTTAGCCTCTAATAGGTTATTCTATACACGTTTCTCTCTTTCCACTAATGTTTTTATGTTAAGTTCTAGATAAACAGTATTGACAACAAGCTGGTCTCCCAGGAGTTGAGGTGTGGTGGAGAATCAGAGATGGGCAGTACAGGGAGTAGGAGGGTATGTGGAGTAAGATTTAAAGGAGGGAGCTCTCAGCTCGAGAAACCCTGTTAACTTCAAGTTGTGGCAAGTGGTGGATGGCATACTGGACAAGGAACCTGAAGACCATTATTTCAGGCTGTCACTTGTGATGGTCACGTAACATAGCTGCCTCTtgcctcatcaataaaatgagaattgTAATTGCTTGTCTGCTTATATCAACTGGTTGTTACAGTCACGTGAGGAATGTGTGTAAAAGTGCTTTGCAAATTAGAAAGTGATCCAGATggaataaatttgttatttaggTAAAggttaaagcaaaaaaaaacaaaaaacaaaaacctctctcttttgttctgagGCTATTTTTCTGTACCATTCTTATTCAGGGTTTCATGAGAATTAATGTCAAAAGGTTACTGTGTGTCATGATATGACTTATCTCTGATTCCCCCAGAACAGTACTAGCCATTTTTCATCATTGGGATAATTGAAAAAGTCGTTTCTTAAATCATGGTCTCTAACAGACCCTATTTGAGAAAGTCTCTCCCAGACCCTAGCATCtagtttcttgtttattttcctgtCAGAAACTAAAACTGTGTAGAATGTAATCATGTGTTTATGTGGACTTGAAGGCGTTAGTTAAGTAGAGTTAGGGACCCTTGATCTTTTGTTCCCCTCAGTGGTATTTCCTGCCGTGCACCCACACGCCGTGGGCCTTGTCACTTCCGGTGTGCAGCTCCTTTACACCGGACTTGTCTTCATAATTCACTCACGTGTTGATTCCAACTGCAGTAATTCCACAGTTTCAGTGGCACCTAAATACATGGATCCCACCGTGTTCTCCCTGCCCTTCGCTCATGCCTTCCAGTGTGCTCAGGTCCTCTTAGCAGCCTGGACCCACAGCACTGTTGCCCCCGTCTGCAAATGCCCTAGGCCCTCTGGCCCTTTCATCCTCATCCTCGTCCCGGGAACTCCAACCCTGGTGCCTTCAGTTATCCATCTACCCACAGCCTGACTCACGCAGCAGAGTCCGTGGAGGGAAAACAGACCACGCCGGCTGGTCTCACTTTAAGTTCAAGGGCACTCGATGCTGCTCAATGACATCTCCTTCTAGACAAGCCTCTAAAGTCTCATTCCCCACTGGTTTTGGATGATGACCTTGCtgttgctgcctttttttttttttttttttttaaactaagaagaTAGGATGAAACAATTGTTTCTTCATGTATAGTTTGTTATCCCTACCTACACAGTATGCCAAAATAGCAAtggtttgatcttttttttttaaatgtttatttatttattttgagagggagagagagagagcacctatgcatgggagggccaaagagagagggaatcccaagcaggctctgtgctgtcagtatggagaccaatgcagggctcaaacccacaaactctgagatcatgacctgagctgaaatcaagagatgctcaacccactgagccacccaggcgccccagtggttTGATCTTTTAAAACAATCTGTGATTTTGAAAGTCAGTTTTCTTTTACAAATCTAAATAGACTCCATGCATTGTTGCTTTTTATCCATGGGATTCATGGAAGATGAGGCATTTGAACTGGAGTCTGAAGGAATATTAAGGTTCCCATAGAGGAAAGCAGGGAGAAAGATTTCCAGATAGAAGAGATGAGCAAAATATGTAAACAACACAGAGTAGGGCATCTGGGAAATAGTGGCTAGCTGTTGAAGGAGCAATATAAGACTGTTGCAGCCAGTCTGGACCAGAATTTAGAGGGCCTGAATTCTGAGCTGTGGAATCTGCACTCAGGGAATGAGCAcctaatttaatttattcatgtaGTCAAGCCTGGTTCTCACACTGAGGTGGGAAAGAGTCCTGGGGGGAGTGTGGTCTCATCCCAGAGGGCAGTCACATGGTGCTGGGAAGCTTGGGAGCGCCCTGTAGCCTGCCGCCGTTAGTACCTGTGCTAGATGTGTGTGAACACGGTTAGTAATCCACATTACAAATATGagtagttagttagttagttagctTGGTTGAGTTAACTTCAGTTAATGGTTGTCTGGAATGAACGTCTGGGGGTGAGGCATTGTGCTTGGTGGGGGAAACACACGGAAAGAGCAAAGAGCTTATGGGGAGACACAACACAGCGAACCTATTCTCAGAGGGCAATAAGGCTCACAGCAGAGACCGCACTGGCCATGGGCACAGCAGCTTAACCCTGCTTGGGACAGACAAGGAAGTCTTGGTAGCATCATTTGGTCAAATGTTGGGAGTTTAGCAAGAATGGGTATAGAGCATCCTATACATTTTACTCACTAGttgataatattttatgtgttaaatttgcatattttattgtACTCATTATAGTCGAccatattaactttttttttttcaactttttttttttttttttttttttaaatttatttttgggacagagagagacagagcatgaacgggggaggggcagagagagagggagacacagaatctgaaacaggctccaggctctgagccatcagcccagagcccgacgcggggctcgaactcacggaccgcgagatcgtgacctggctgaagtcggacgctcaaccgactgcgccacccaggcgccccgaccatattaactttttaaagtccGTGTCATACTTCACTTCAGTCTCACTGCACTAGGGGTTTTGCTGTTAGGTTGCTGTGTCTCACAAGGTAGAAGCCAAGGGACAGAGATgtgcaggtggggggcaggggttggaAGCTGGCTATTTCACAGATAAACTTTGAAGTGAGCATTGCTCATCAGAGCTCTGAAGTTCATCCTTGTATTAAGAACAttagcaagaaacaaaacaaaacaaaaaacattagcAATAATCAATTAGTAACCTTACATTTGAGAATTAAAGTCATGGCTGTATTCACCAATTATGAGAAATCATTGGGGAGAAAGGAAACCTGGATGATACTTTTGATCCTGCACTTAACTGCATACCTTCGATTTCAAATCAAGACCTTATGATGGGGGTGTCTTTGAAAATAAAGGGTTCTTTCGTGTTGCCAGATTTTGGTCTTGGCCACCTGTGAAGACAGGCTTTCCCTAAGGACAGGTTGCCTTCTTGGTCATCCCCTGAGGACCTTGGCTGTGTAGCCAAGTGTAGCCTGGTCCCACTTCCTTTTGACCAAGTCCAGTTTTTTGGTCTGAGATCAATCCTGTCTCCATGCATAGGCCCCATATTTTCTGTTCATCTTAATCTTCAGCTTCATCCCTGGTTAGTTTGCCTGTTAAAATGGCCTCTACTTCTTTTCATCCAGATTTTCCACTCAACTGATCTCTTCCCAGCCATTTGCTAACCATGTTTTTATTACTTCTGCCTTTTCATGTGGTACGGTTTATGCCTTGTTCCCTATGGGGCAGCTCATAGCAAACCAGCACATTCACTGTCAGTTCTCCCATTTCCTGACCTAACTTCTGGCAGAATCTAGTTCCATGCACAGGTGTACAAGCGCTGAAAGGTTTGTTGAATGGAGGATTGGATTAGTAAATTGCAGATTACATCTTGTTAGCGATGCTGGTCCCTACTAATGCTGATTATTTCTAGGTGCTATTTTGCCacagtgttttctttaaatgGACACAGTCAGAGAGAACATGGCTCTTCTCTCCGAGTGGCGTCTCCATCACAGCATGCTATTCCCATTACATAGAGTAGTAGAAAAATAACAGATGTGAACGGGAAACtttaaagcaaaggaaagcatATGTTAAccggtttttttttaaatatccactaACGCGAATTTTTTGTATTATGGCTACAAATGTTTCTATGTTGTAACATTTCTCGTAATTGGGAAAAAGCACTTGTGTTTTCAtaagacatttttaattaaaatgagatcAAACTTTGCTCTGGAAAGTGTAAAGTAATTGGAAAGGCTCactgcattttatcattttaaagactCAATTACGTCATTGGTATGCCATACAAACTAGGGTCTGAGAAACCAAAGTGTTAGTATATGACTCAGATTTCTTTCCGAAGCAGTTTTAAATTTAACTCTATAAAAGTGAAGCAGTATACATCCCTGTTAACACCCAAGGCCTAAGGAAGTGAGAGTCTTTTGCTATTAGAAAtatgaacatttcaaaatttttttagcCAGAATACATTTAAATCTTAATTAACTGAAACCCAAAAAACTATTTCCTTTATGCTAGATAGAGCACTCACATCTTCCCTTTCAGGCAGagacaaatgaaagcaaaaccaTGTTACTGTCAAGGATCTGGTCAacagagaaattttaagaaaatgtcttgGAAATTTGTACACATATCCTTCTTCCCTGTCACCCTGCTCGGGTGTATGGCTCACAGACATTTGCTAGTTTCTGTCATTTAAAgttgagagaggaggagagaaaattaTTCCATTAACCTGAGAAATCTTTCATTCTGaataacaaacaagaaaatctaaacaaagatTATTTATTGGGTAAATATtaagttagaaaattaaaatcactgtaTCACTTCTTTCTCTGAATATTTGTGCTAATCAGAGTTTTAATGTAGCTTTTCTCAGATACTGTGCTTTCATGATGGCTGCCGGCTATTTTCATGTTAAACAAATCAAATctacttaaaagaattttaacagtaggaatactttcttaaaaaattgaaaattattttatcgTCATACCTGTTGAGTTTGCTTTAGTTTTCAGGGGTTGATGAATTTGCAAATCCTGTAAATTGAATCAGATATTCCTACATTCTTTAACTGAGTCTCTTAAAAATCCACAGTGACTGTGTGTCCAGACAGGGCTGTCCTTGAATTACTGTAGCAATTTAAGCAAATATCATCTGCTTGGGAAACACTTGGCttgaattaaaattatgtatttcttttcattatccaAAACTTTGTGGATTCAAATTGAGATGCTTGTGCTGTGGGTCAGATTTATGTGGCTTACTTCCCCCTCTTTTCCCCTTAATTTTGGTTTGAGGTGTGGCAGGAACTTCCTCTAATATGAAAGGCAAACAGAACTAAGTGAAACAGCATGTACTgattcgtgttttcattttcattctcatgCCAAGGAATTCTCCAAGTTAAGGTCCCCTGTGACATGGAACTCAGCTTCTCAGCAGTTTAGGGTGGAACTCGGAGCTGTCTTGAAAGGGCGCTTGTCTGAACCCTTCTGTTCACACTGCTGCTTCCCTTTATGAGCACGGGGGACCAAGATTCGGAACGTAAACATTCCTCTATATCTGAACCCTTCTGTTCACACTGCTGCTTCCCTTTATGAGCACGGGGGACCAAGATTCGGAACGTAAACATTCCTCTATATCTGAACCCTTCTGTTCACACTGCTGCTTCCCTTTATGAGCACGGGGGACCAAGATTCGGAACGTAAACATTCCTCTATATCTGAACCCTTCTGTTCACACTGCTGCTTCCCTTTATGAGCACGGGGGACCAAGATTCGGAACATAAACATTCCTCTATAGAGTAACGTCTAGTCATCTTTGTAAATGAGGGAGTTTGATTAAAGATAGGACTTTTCTACACACAGGATTTTATCTTCTTTCCTGTCTGCTATCCCCATTCGCACCTTCCTGCCCTGGAATGCCTGCCGATAAcctttgaaacaaaaattaatgcgGCGACAGAATTTAGTGTCTTATACTCTGATTTGCCTGTTTACAGTAGCACAAAAAATAACTTTACAGTATCGACTGAGATGGAAATAGAAGCTTCTGTCGACCAACTactgttgcttttattttgtagatgtaGAAGATCTCATTTCAGTGAGTTGTCTGTCCTGAAGAGTAGTGGTAGAGTAGCAGTTAACTGCTTAAATGCTACATTTTTATactagtgttttcatattttcagcaGAGAGTTAACTTGTATTTCTTGGCAGTGAACTTGGAGCTCATTGTTTGGAAGGCTCTTTAAAGTTCGTACAAAGTAATAAGGTACAATGAATcctggaatttgtttttgtgtcctCAAGTAGTGTTTACCGTtagatttttacaaagaaatcagcagatttattttcttgtacttcgggtttttttaaagcatactgTGTTTCAAGTGATGCTTGGCAGTATTGTAAAAATCTCATCTATTATTCGAGACGCTGGTATGTAAGACATGGCAGACCGTATCTGGGCCAAGATTTCATCTTGTTACTGATCTCGTCCATATGTTTCCTATTAGTCTTTGTTCTTAAGGCTTCCACACTAAGGAAGAGAGAGCAAATCTGTGTAATTTTTCCAAAAGTCATTTTATGTACCCTCACAGTTCTTTTGGAAGATAAActttaaattgaaaatttaattGTTCTATAATTCTTCGTTTAACACACTGTGATTTGAATTTCTGAGTAATTGTGTTGTCCATGTTCCTAACAAatgtgaaaagaatgtgtatcagTCAGTAGCTAGAGCACAGAAAATCACACGTGTCTAGGAGATTTGAAAGAGGTGGACGGTGTCCAGGAGGCatgggttgggggcagggggatcCGGGGAGTGCTGGCTCAGTCAGGCCTTAGAGGACAAAGCAGAAGCTGTAAGTGATGGTCATAGTTCACGGTTTCAGGCTGGTGGTTACAATTGCAGCCGTTTGGAGAGAGAAGTCCACTGAATCGATGAAAAGTCTAAGTTATAAtctatgattttaatttaattgagtAGATATAGTATCTTCATAGCTGAACAGTGCTGGCAGAGAAAGGTCAGACTGACACCTGCTGAATTGTGGTAATTAAGGACTGTTTTCATTACATTCATTCAgctaatacttattgagcacaTGCTTTGTTCAAGGCAGTTTTAAGTGTTAGGTACTCAGCAGCAAGTCCCTGTTGTCAGgaaaaggaagatagaaaatagatGAAGTGGTACCAAGTGCAGTGGAGGAGAATAAAGCAAGATGGGGGATTAAACAGGAATGACACGGGCACAGGCCAGCAGTTCTGACGCTCCCGTGCACACCTGTGTGGCTGATGGGGGAGCCAGATGTCCCAGCTGCTGGACGGAAGTTACAGACACGCAAGGGGAGGCAGTGGGAACGACACACGCAGCGAAGGGCCAGGGCGGAGACCTCAGCATGAGCTCACGTTCGGGCTGCTCACACACAGCGGGCGCCGGGCAGACATGTTTCTagacgtgtgtgtgcgcgcgggCCGGGGTGCAACACCTGTCTCCTGGCTCTGTCGGCCGGGAGCGCGGAGAAGCAGTGAGTGTCCGACAGCAGCAAACAAACAGCCGGATCTTGGCCTCAAACACCATTCTCCAGTAGAAGAAACCAGGCTCCTTGAAGAAATGACTGATTGCAGGACTGGGGCACGGAGCATTCACGATGAGCTGGGAGCACCTATAGCGGCAGGAAGCAAGAGGtacaggaaatctctgtaccttctcagTTTTGGTGTGAACTTAAAATTGCTCCAAAAAGTAAAAGTCtgttaataaaagttttaagaaaggCAGCTACTATTTTAGATAGTTTTGCAAAGACCTGAATATAGTGAAGGAGCAGGCCAAGTTGGTATCAGAATGGAGAAGACAGTATGGCCGGGGATGAGTGATCTGGGCAGGGAGGGTATCCTCAGAGAGGCAGCCAGGACCAGCATCTAGGTCTGACACGCTTGGAAGCCTCAGCCTCACAGCATCCCACGTCAGATCAGTTTGGGAGGCACATATGACCCTTCGCCGATGAACTGCCTCCATCAGAGCGACCATTCAGGGAGCCCTTCAGTAGTCTGAACGCTAGACGTCACACGTGCCCGGCAGACAGAGTCCCTCT carries:
- the OMD gene encoding osteomodulin, encoding MGFLSPACVLFCFFGVKVYCQYENYQWDEDYDQEPDDVYQPEFQFHQNEDYQVPFHRYMLGCATECFCPPNFPSSMYCDNRKLKTIPRVPAHIQQVYLQFNEIEAVTADSFINATYLKEINLSHNKITSQKIDYGVFAKLSNLLQLHLQHNNLEEFPFPLPKSLERLLLGYNEISRLQTNAMDGLVNLTMLDLCYNHLEDSMLQENILAKMKKLMQLNLCNNRLESMPPGLPSSLMYLSLENNSISSIPENYFSELPKLNALRMSHNKLQDIPYNIFNLSNLIELNVGHNKLKQAFYIPRNLQHLYLENNEIENINVTVMCPSIDPLHYHHLTYIRMDQNKLKEPISSYISLCFPLLHTIYYGEQRSTDGQTIQLKTQVFRRFQGDEDSEERDDQQEGPEQEETEENIDPHYYGS